A window of Citrus sinensis cultivar Valencia sweet orange chromosome 7, DVS_A1.0, whole genome shotgun sequence contains these coding sequences:
- the LOC102617320 gene encoding serine/threonine protein phosphatase 2A 55 kDa regulatory subunit B beta isoform isoform X7 has protein sequence MNGGDEGAESAAQASPPQPLEWKFSQVFGERTAGEEVQEVDIISAIEFDKTGDHLATGDRGGRVVLFERTDTKDHGGSRRDLERMDYSTSRHPEFRYKTEFQSHEPEFDYLKSLEIEEKINKIRWCQTANGALFLLSTNDKTIKFWKVQEKKVKKIADMNVDPSKAVGNGNVASSSNNVSPKPYLANGGSPSKEFSFPPGGIPSLRLPTVVTSNETSLVARCRRVYAHAHDYHINSISNNSDGETFISADDLRINLWNLEISNQSFNIVDVKPANMEDLTEVITSAEFHPTHCNMLAYSSSKGSIRLIDLRQSALCDSHAILFEEQEAPGSRSFFTEIIASISDIKFAKDGRHILSRDYMTLKLWDINMDSGPVATFQVHEYLRPKLCDLYENDSIFDKFECCLSGDGLRVATGSYSNLFRVFGCAPGSTEATTLEASKNPMRRQVQTPSRPSRSLSSITRVVRRELFSGLENL, from the exons ATGAACGGCGGTGATGAGGGGGCGGAGTCGGCGGCTCAGGCGAGCCCACCGCAGCCGCTTGAGTGGAAATTCTCTCAGGTCTTCGGCGAACGAACGGCCGGTGAGGAAGTTCAAGAAG TTGATATTATTTCAGcaattgaatttgataaaaCCGGAGACCATCTTGCTACTGGTGACCGCGGGGGCCGGGTAGTTCTCTTTGAGCGGACAGATACGAAGGAT CATGGAGGATCCAGAAGGGATCTGGAGAGGATGGACTATTCAACAAGTAGGCATCCTGAGTTTCGTTATAAGACAGAGTTTCAGAGCCATGAACCTGAG TTTGACTATCTCAAGAGTTTGGAaatagaagagaaaataaacaaaatcagaTGGTGCCAAACAGCCAACGGTGCACTATTTCTCCTCTCTACTaatgataaaacaattaaGTTTTGGAAG GTGCAAGAAAAGAAGGTGAAGAAAATTGCTGACATGAATGTGGACCCTTCAAAAGCAGTAGGAAATGGCAATGTTGCTAGTTCAAGTAATAATGTTAGCCCTAAACCATATCTTGCAAATGGTGGATCACCTAGCAAGGAGTTCTCATTCCCACCAGGGGGCATTCCATCGCTTCGTTTACCTACGGTA GTAACGTCCAACGAGACTAGCCTAGTGGCTAGATGTCGAAGGGTATATGCTCATGCACACGATTATCATATCAATTCTATTTCTAACAATAG TGACGGTGAAACATTTATATCGGCTGACGATCTGCGAATTAATCTTTGGAACTTGGAAATTAGCAATCAAAGTTTTAACATTGTTGATGTGAAGCCTGCAAACATGGAGGATCTAACTG AGGTGATAACTTCGGCAGAATTTCACCCTACTCACTGTAATATGTTAGCATATAGCAGCTCAAAGGGCTCAATACGCCTTATTGACTTGAGGCAATCAGCTTTGTGTGATTCTCATGCTATATT GTTTGAGGAACAGGAGGCCCCTGGTTCTAGATCATTCTTCACAGAAATAATTGCATCTATTTCAGATATTAAGTTTGCAAAGGATGGAAGACATATACTTAGTCGTGATTACATGACTCTTAAG TTGTGGGATATTAACATGGATTCAGGCCCTGTTGCAACCTTCCAGGTTCATGAATACTTGAGACCTAAG CTGTGTGatttatatgaaaatgattcaatctttgataaatttgagTGTTGCTTAAGTGGTGACGGATTGCGGGTGGCTACAGGTTCTTACAG CAATCTATTCCGTGTGTTCGGCTGTGCCCCAGGAAGCACTGAGGCCACAACTTTGGAAGCCAGCAAAAACCCAATGAG GAGACAAGTTCAAACCCCTTCAAGGCCTTCCAGATCCCTTAGCAGCATAACACGTGTTGTCAGACGAG AACTATTTTCTGGATTGGAGAATCTGTAG